A genomic window from Glycine soja cultivar W05 chromosome 10, ASM419377v2, whole genome shotgun sequence includes:
- the LOC114372066 gene encoding zinc finger protein JACKDAW-like: protein MQMMPGDPFSLSTSIGGFTQDQQNTNPNPKPNAPPKKKRNLPGTPDPDAEVIALSPKTLMATNRFICEICNKGFQRDQNLQLHRRGHNLPWKLRQRSNKEVRKKVYICPEQTCVHHDPARALGDLTGIKKHFSRKHGEKKWKCEKCSKKYAVQSDWKAHTKTCGTREYKCDCGTLFSRKDSFITHRAFCDALAEESARLTAVTTTTLNFKSEEGANNVMNSQQHGLGGHGLIGAQQSLQNVSGIPKFGPHSFRLDFNGMEQQQRPSLSLWLNQGNPQMNHNNNNINSSNSTSNVGPNYMSACSSSGLPEIVQMAQANAMMGSSSMVSNFGVHHAGSNNSSSANLSLGKRGEAGGSTVVDMASIYNNSEGQNKNSKPASPMSATALLQKAAQMGSTRSTNPSIFSGSFGVINSPSSQTTSLNNNNNNGDAAMMLGSNTTTTTTVAANANDHFSSLTHSSNSFDQLVMQVNGQLQSEPVKLKLHSNAVENNLTRDFLGVSGGGGGGGPQYLSQELAKFASINSPMGLIQFTSNQ, encoded by the exons atgcaAATGATGCCCGGTGACCCCTTTTCCTTATCCACTTCCATCGGAGGCTTCACTCAAGATCAGCAAAAcacaaaccctaaccctaaacctaatGCTCCTCCCAAGAAGAAGAGAAACCTTCCGGGAACACCag ATCCAGATGCCGAGGTCATTGCTCTATCCCCGAAGACCCTCATGGCCACAAACCGATTCATATGCGAAATATGCAACAAAGGGTTCCAGAGAGACCAAAACCTTCAGCTTCATCGAAGGGGTCACAACCTTCCGTGGAAGCTAAGACAAAGGTCCAACAAAGAGGTGAGAAAGAAGGTTTATATCTGCCCTGAACAAACCTGCGTCCACCACGACCCTGCAAGAGCACTCGGCGACCTCACTGGCATCAAAAAGCATTTCAGCAGAAAGCACGGCGAGAAGAAGTGGAAGTGTGAAAAGTGCTCCAAGAAATACGCAGTCCAATCAGATTGGAAAGCTCACACCAAAACCTGTGGAACTAGAGAATACAAATGCGACTGTGGCACCCTCTTCTCCAG GAAGGATAGCTTCATTACTCATAGAGCGTTTTGCGATGCATTGGCTGAAGAGAGTGCGAGGCTCACAGCAGTTACAACAACAACTCTAAATTTCAAGAGTGAAGAGGGTGCTAATAATGTGATGAACTCGCAGCAGCATGGTTTGGGAGGACATGGACTAATTGGAGCACAACAAAGTCTTCAAAATGTTTCTGGCATTCCAAAATTCGGACCACATAGTTTTCGTTTGGATTTCAATGGAATGGAACAACAGCAAAGGCCAAGTTTATCACTATGGTTGAACCAGGGGAATCCCCAGatgaatcataataataataacattaatagCAGCAATAGTACTTCCAATGTGGGACCCAATTACATGTCAGCATGCTCTTCTTCAGGTTTGCCTGAGATTGTGCAAATGGCTCAGGCTAATGCTATGATGGGTTCTTCATCGATGGTGTCCAATTTTGGAGTTCATCATGCGGGTTCTAATAATTCAAGCAGTGCAAATCTTTCACTAGGGAAAAGAGGGGAAGCAGGTGGAAGTACTGTAGTGGACATGGCTTCTATTTATAACAACTCTGAGGGtcaaaacaagaattcaaagcCTGCTTCACCTATGTCAGCAACTGCGCTTCTTCAGAAAGCAGCGCAAATGGGTTCCACCAGAAGCACCAACCCTTCCATTTTCAGTGGTAGTTTTGGAGTGATTAACTCACCTTCCTCCCAAACTACCAGTctcaataataacaacaacaatggtGATGCAGCCATGATGCTGGGAAGTaacactactactactactactgttGCTGCAAATGCAAATGATCACTTTAGCTCATTGACGCATTCATCAAACAGTTTTGACCAACTTGTGATGCAAGTCAATGGGCAGTTGCAAAGTGAGCCAGTGAAGTTGAAGCTTCATTCTAATGCTGTGGAGAACAATTTGACAAGGGATTTTCTCGGTGTGAGTGGtggaggaggtggtggtggaccTCAGTACCTTTCCCAAGAGCTTGCAAAGTTTGCTTCCATAAATTCACCAATGGGGTTGATCCAATTCACTAGCAACCAATGA
- the LOC114372324 gene encoding dystrophia myotonica WD repeat-containing protein-like: MMNNSNGMISKTSSSSNTAQSQQSQSTGLKMHFKTPEGRYKLHCDKTYPSTLLHYAHGKTVSQVTLAHLKDKPVPLTPTGQSSTFSATSGVRSAAARLWGGSNGGRSLSFVGGNGTSKNLGGNSRIGSIGASSSSNSTTNSNFDGNGTYLIFNVGDAIFISDLNSQDKDPVKSIHFSNSNPTCHAFDQDSKDGHDLIIGLNTGDVYSVSLRQQLQDVGKKLVGAQHYNKDGSVNNSRCTCIAWVPGGDAAFVVAHADGNLYVYEKNKDSAGDSSFAVVKDQTQFSVSHARNSKSNPIARWHICQGSINSISFSTDGTYIATVGRDGYLRVFDYLKEQLICGGKSYYGALLCCAWSMDGKYILTGGEDDLVQVWSMEDRKVVAWGEGHNSWVSGVAFDSYWSSPNSNDDEETIRYRFGSVGQDTQLLLWDLEMDEIVVPLRRPSGGSPTYSAGSQSSQWDSVVPLGTLQPAPSMLDVPKISPLVTHRVHTEPLSGLIFTQESVLTACREGHIKIWIRPAAAESQSSNSETLLSTGLKEKPLILRLKAMRFTSHWCLEWPLVFNRAQRHRVINVVDLT, encoded by the exons ATGATGAACAACTCGAACGGCATGATTTCGAAGACGTCGTCTTCGTCGAATACGGCACAATCGCAACAATCACAATCCACTGGCCTCAAGATGCATTTCAAGACTCCCGAGGGCCGATACAAGCTTCACTGCGATAAGACTTATCCTTCCACTCTTCTTCACTACGCTCATGGCAAAACCGTCTCTCAg GTAACTCTGGCACATCTCAAGGACAAGCCAGTGCCTTTGACTCCGACTGGGCAGTCTTCGACTTTCAGTGCCACCAGTGGGGTACGGTCGGCAGCAGCGAGATTGTGGGGAGGAAGCAATGGAGGCCGGTCTCTTAGTTTTGTTGGAGGCAATGGTACCAGCAAGAACCTTGGGGGGAACTCTAGGATTGGTTCAATTGGTGCTTCTAGTTCAAGTAATTCAACCACTAATTCAAATTTTGACGGGAACGGAACGTACTTGATCTTCAATGTAGGGGATGCAATTTTCATAAGTGATTTGAATTCACAAGACAAG GATCCTGTAAAGTCTATCCACTTCAGTAATTCAAATCCTACGTGCCATGCATTTGATCAGGATTCTAAGGACGGGCATGATTTGATCATTGGCTTGAATACTGGCGACG TTTACTCAGTGTCACTGAGACAACAATTACAGGATGTTGGTAAAAAGCTTGTTGGGGCCCAGCATTACAACAAAGATGGTTCTGTCAATAACAG TCGTTGTACTTGTATTGCTTGGGTGCCTGGAGGTGATGCTGCCTTTGTTGTAGCTCATGCTGATGGGAATTTGTATGTATATGAAAAG AACAAAGATAGTGCTGGTGATTCTTCATTTGCGGttgtcaaagatcaaacacaatTTTCTGTTTCCCATGCACGTAACAGTAAG AGTAATCCAATAGCCAGATGGCATATATGCCAGGGTTCAATCAACAGTATTTCTTTCTCAACCGATGGGACTTACATAGCAACTGTTGGACGGgatg GTTATTTACGAGTGTTTGATTACTTAAAAGAACAACTTATATGTGGTGGGAAAAGTTATTATGGTGCTTTGTTATGTTGTGCTTGGAG CATGGatggaaaatatattttgacGGGAGGAGAGGATGATTTAGTTCAAGTTTGGAGTATGGAAGATCGCAAGGTTGTGGCATGGGGTGAGGGACACAACTCATGG GTCAGCGGAGTGGCTTTTGATTCATATTGGTCATCACCTAATTCAAATGATGATGAAGAGACCATTAGATATCGATTTGGTTCTGTTGGTCAG GACACACAATTGCTTCTATGGGACCTGGAAATGGATGAGATTGTGGTACCCTTGCGACGTCCTTCTGGTGGATCCCCAACTTACAGTGCTGGAAGCCAGTCATCCCAATGGGACAGTGTTGTCCCGTTGGGTACCTTGCAACCTGCTCCTAGCATGCTGGATGTTCCGAAAATCTCTCCACTCGTTACCCACCGTGTTCATACCGAACCACTCTCAGGCTTGATATTTACCCAGGAATCTGTACTTACTGCTTGTCGGGAGGGGCACATAAAAATCTGGATTAGACCTGCAGCTGCTGAGAGCCAATCAAGCAACTCTGAAACTCTGTTATCCACCGGCCTTAAGGAGAAGCCTTTAATTTTGA GACTAAAAGCCATGCGATTTACTTCTCATTGGTGCCTTGAGTGGCCTCTGGTTTTTAATCGAGCCCAACGGCACCGTGTGATCAATGTAGTTGATCTCACCTAG